The Spirochaeta isovalerica genome includes a window with the following:
- a CDS encoding ABC transporter permease produces MKSLRKKKSDYAALYWLMAPGLVYFFIFRYIPMLGTLVAFKDVAPFEGIEAIFTAPWVGLKHFRKFISSVFFWNIMGNTFILAGLRMIFEFGLPIVLALMINEVRLLKFKKAVQTISYLPYFVSNVVLAGMVFNLLSLHGGLIPEIIRFFGGQPEYYVGMSDTFRPVLVTAIVWKNLGWGTIIYLAALTGIDPQLYEAAEIDGAGRWQQTIRITLPSISYAIAIMFLLRISVVLNQGYEETLLLYSPAVYKTADIIDTYVFRTGLEQMNFSFATAVGFFKSLLALALVGLSNWTTKKLGQDSLYA; encoded by the coding sequence TTGAAATCACTAAGAAAAAAGAAGAGCGATTATGCCGCTCTCTACTGGTTAATGGCGCCGGGCCTCGTCTATTTTTTTATTTTCCGGTACATACCGATGCTGGGGACCCTGGTGGCTTTTAAAGATGTCGCGCCTTTTGAAGGTATCGAAGCCATATTCACAGCGCCCTGGGTGGGATTGAAACACTTCAGGAAATTCATATCCTCGGTTTTTTTCTGGAATATAATGGGCAATACCTTTATTCTCGCTGGGCTGAGGATGATTTTCGAGTTCGGACTCCCCATTGTTCTGGCCTTGATGATCAACGAAGTGCGCCTTCTCAAATTCAAAAAAGCCGTTCAGACTATTTCCTACCTGCCTTACTTCGTATCCAACGTGGTTCTGGCCGGTATGGTCTTTAACCTGCTGTCTCTTCACGGCGGCCTGATACCCGAAATCATCCGCTTTTTCGGCGGACAGCCGGAATATTATGTGGGAATGTCCGATACCTTCCGCCCCGTTCTGGTAACCGCCATCGTCTGGAAGAATCTGGGATGGGGAACCATAATCTATCTTGCCGCTCTGACAGGAATCGATCCTCAGTTATACGAAGCGGCGGAAATCGATGGAGCCGGACGGTGGCAGCAGACTATAAGGATAACTTTGCCGAGCATCAGCTATGCTATCGCCATTATGTTTTTACTTCGTATTTCAGTAGTTCTGAATCAGGGATATGAAGAAACGCTGCTTCTATACAGCCCGGCAGTCTACAAAACAGCTGACATTATCGACACATATGTGTTTAGAACCGGTCTGGAACAGATGAATTTTTCCTTTGCCACAGCGGTTGGTTTTTTCAAATCCCTGTTGGCTCTCGCTCTCGTAGGCCTCTCCAACTGGACTACGAAAAAACTCGGACAGGACAGTCTGTACGCATAG
- a CDS encoding helix-turn-helix domain-containing protein: protein MKNLKKVPRYYIRILFILLIASMVPTVWLAGFLYTRMSDLIRTAEEETAIHYLEQISHSMELIVKNIEDTVHLLQLNNDFITYQHFKDKNYFRNFHDHYNLDRISEYSRFLKLRTGINRNLEQFATTADFIQSVYFYDTKVREVFSMEYIPTPIQSFPHREWYSHLPSIDEKTLIGPVLNKDGQKVLYMVFPERDNSEMVFIVNINVSLLYNFLWRQIEPRNTENFFILDNNGSPLLYDIRMEKMIQSIAWTVKENSEGLNAVQAGNKKLLVSSWKDDYPGWSYHGVNNSSQFAALFNQNRRFMLWILLPLLFINLSLLFLLRRLLYKPIDMVMGHMPEEEARTLDRLGQWIDEAVNERDVQEELLNKTVPAFQTDYLSRKLDGGDVPDSSLPPTDLPFKDSRLRVLAFFTEENEDLQEALHKLSQWSSSLQWPSVSFRKGSELFVVMDGETPAYSEICRLTDDFTSRVYGESNLKLFGAISQKSWNTEELYKGRIQVETALKDYLKLPFGTPVIELGRPCGTDIAPLILEKGFTENLLDLLKNGEKEEAAELLRFRLAQLADEGEDHLPSEVQHFYIHLVNSLLNGLRDRGYDIYLSDPVGEDPFVTLINLKTGDAINRWLLGFLDRIAGRISGGDENSQARSYISTAEALIDEQLGDDISLSSIAEQMHLSTFYLSRLFKEVRNETFTEYLRVQRMKKARQLLEDRELKIKDVSRRVGYWSSNYFIKVFRKHYGVTPGEFRDAQLSLKRKGSGSNQ, encoded by the coding sequence ATGAAAAACCTGAAAAAAGTTCCCCGCTATTATATCCGAATTCTCTTTATTCTCCTTATTGCTTCCATGGTCCCCACAGTCTGGCTGGCGGGCTTTCTCTACACCCGTATGTCCGACCTCATCCGGACCGCCGAAGAGGAAACGGCCATCCACTATCTGGAGCAAATCTCCCACAGCATGGAACTGATTGTAAAAAATATAGAGGATACGGTCCATCTTCTCCAATTGAATAACGATTTCATCACCTATCAGCATTTCAAAGACAAAAACTACTTCAGGAATTTTCATGATCACTACAATCTCGACCGCATTTCCGAATACTCGCGCTTTCTGAAATTGCGGACCGGGATCAACCGGAACCTGGAGCAGTTCGCCACGACGGCGGATTTTATTCAGTCGGTTTATTTTTACGATACAAAGGTGAGGGAAGTTTTTTCCATGGAGTATATACCGACGCCCATTCAGTCTTTCCCCCACCGCGAATGGTACAGCCATTTACCGTCCATCGATGAAAAAACTCTGATCGGACCTGTTCTCAACAAAGACGGACAGAAAGTTCTCTATATGGTCTTTCCCGAAAGGGATAACAGCGAAATGGTATTTATCGTCAATATCAACGTATCTCTTCTTTATAACTTTCTCTGGAGACAGATCGAGCCGCGCAATACGGAAAACTTCTTTATCCTCGATAACAACGGCTCCCCTCTTTTATATGATATCCGCATGGAAAAGATGATTCAGTCGATCGCCTGGACAGTGAAGGAAAACTCCGAAGGCCTGAATGCCGTTCAGGCAGGCAATAAAAAGCTGCTGGTAAGCAGCTGGAAAGATGACTACCCCGGCTGGTCCTATCACGGGGTCAATAACAGTTCCCAGTTTGCCGCCTTATTTAATCAGAACCGCCGTTTTATGCTGTGGATACTTCTTCCGCTGCTCTTCATCAACCTCTCATTGCTGTTTTTATTGCGTCGGCTTCTGTACAAACCGATAGATATGGTCATGGGCCATATGCCGGAAGAGGAGGCGCGGACACTGGACCGGCTCGGGCAATGGATCGATGAAGCTGTCAACGAAAGAGATGTTCAGGAGGAACTGCTCAATAAAACGGTTCCGGCTTTTCAGACCGATTACCTGAGCCGCAAACTCGATGGAGGAGATGTTCCCGATTCTTCGCTTCCCCCGACAGATCTCCCTTTCAAAGATTCCCGGTTGCGGGTTCTGGCTTTCTTTACGGAAGAGAATGAAGATCTGCAGGAGGCTCTTCATAAACTATCCCAGTGGAGTTCTTCTCTGCAGTGGCCGTCGGTATCCTTCAGAAAGGGTTCGGAGCTCTTTGTTGTCATGGACGGAGAAACACCCGCCTACAGCGAAATATGCCGTCTCACCGATGATTTTACATCCCGGGTATACGGCGAATCAAACTTAAAACTTTTCGGGGCCATAAGTCAGAAAAGCTGGAATACAGAGGAGCTATACAAAGGACGCATCCAGGTCGAAACAGCTTTAAAAGATTATTTGAAACTCCCCTTCGGAACACCGGTGATTGAGCTGGGCCGTCCCTGCGGAACAGATATCGCTCCCCTTATTCTGGAAAAGGGCTTTACCGAAAATCTGCTCGATCTTTTAAAAAACGGAGAGAAGGAAGAGGCGGCGGAGCTTCTCCGGTTCAGACTGGCACAGCTGGCGGATGAGGGAGAGGACCACCTGCCGTCGGAAGTTCAGCATTTTTATATTCATCTGGTCAATTCGCTTCTCAACGGCCTCCGGGACAGGGGTTATGACATTTATCTCTCCGATCCGGTCGGGGAAGATCCTTTTGTTACCCTGATCAATTTGAAAACCGGCGATGCCATAAACCGGTGGCTTCTCGGATTTCTGGACAGGATAGCGGGAAGAATATCCGGCGGTGATGAAAATTCACAGGCCCGTTCCTATATAAGCACGGCCGAGGCCCTGATAGATGAGCAGCTGGGAGATGATATCAGCCTGTCCTCCATTGCCGAACAGATGCATCTTTCAACTTTCTACTTAAGCCGCCTGTTCAAGGAAGTGAGGAATGAAACCTTTACCGAGTATCTGAGAGTTCAGCGGATGAAAAAAGCCCGTCAGCTCCTGGAGGACAGGGAACTGAAAATCAAGGATGTGAGCCGCCGCGTCGGCTACTGGAGCAGCAACTATTTTATCAAAGTGTTCCGGAAGCACTACGGGGTGACTCCCGGAGAATTCAGAGATGCCCAGCTCTCATTGAAAAGGAAGGGATCCGGTTCAAACCAGTAA
- a CDS encoding extracellular solute-binding protein, translated as MKRIFMLLLLLPAMLIAEGQQDKTADDAVEIVIYNNSGAMSAAQGGASSDPEHVEFIREYIKERTGVNVIVIPPVIGQEDQKLNMLLASGMQIDAFWGNWDQYYSKNAIMPINDLMEKYGSDIMSHWPEESIEAMSDSQGNLWGVPRVTPTVATNPWVRKDWAEELGVKFPETIAELETFMAAAAANKEKLSGDDTIIMLAEINGKHGSQGIYQTFIGGFTEHGFSNWMDSDGKLKPYYLQDGYTDFLKTMNRWYTSGYMYPEFASLNRQKVRELVKTGNVASTATWYSNVANVHWDMNQIDPDAEFVLIQKGIDGPMGKGETVIPATSQGMLISSRSKHPEAVIKVMNLLYSSPEAFATSQKGPEGVNWEWTDKENGIYDLLTDNLNYIRDFDFAVGLPAAATAGTANPMFQKENEVWGLAGQGNNPPTGLDFSRGKMPFDAGVKYDPSVLSDQIPGYSDIERMVEEEQIMFIIGERPLSEWNDFIGELYDAGLQDWIDVHTDIYKEAMK; from the coding sequence ATGAAACGAATTTTTATGTTGCTTCTGCTTCTTCCGGCCATGCTTATTGCCGAAGGACAACAGGACAAAACAGCCGATGACGCTGTGGAAATCGTCATCTACAACAACAGCGGAGCCATGAGCGCCGCCCAGGGGGGAGCATCCAGCGATCCCGAACATGTGGAATTTATCAGGGAGTATATAAAAGAAAGGACCGGGGTGAACGTCATCGTTATTCCCCCGGTAATCGGTCAGGAAGATCAGAAGCTTAATATGCTGCTGGCTTCGGGTATGCAGATTGATGCTTTCTGGGGTAACTGGGACCAGTACTACAGCAAGAACGCCATTATGCCTATTAACGATCTGATGGAAAAATACGGTTCAGATATTATGTCACACTGGCCTGAGGAATCGATCGAAGCCATGAGCGACAGCCAGGGGAACCTTTGGGGTGTGCCCAGAGTGACTCCTACAGTGGCAACCAACCCCTGGGTCAGAAAGGACTGGGCAGAGGAACTGGGCGTCAAATTCCCCGAAACCATAGCCGAGCTGGAAACTTTTATGGCTGCCGCGGCCGCAAATAAAGAAAAGCTTTCCGGAGATGACACCATCATCATGCTGGCGGAAATCAATGGAAAACACGGCTCACAGGGAATCTACCAGACGTTTATCGGAGGATTCACCGAGCACGGATTCTCAAACTGGATGGATTCTGACGGAAAACTCAAGCCTTATTATCTTCAGGATGGCTACACCGATTTCCTGAAAACCATGAACAGATGGTACACAAGCGGATATATGTATCCCGAGTTCGCTTCTCTGAACAGACAGAAAGTGAGAGAACTGGTAAAAACGGGAAATGTCGCATCCACAGCCACCTGGTATTCCAATGTTGCTAACGTTCATTGGGATATGAACCAGATCGATCCCGATGCGGAATTCGTCCTGATTCAGAAAGGAATAGACGGTCCCATGGGGAAAGGAGAGACGGTTATTCCCGCGACATCACAGGGTATGCTCATCTCTTCCAGAAGTAAACACCCCGAAGCCGTCATCAAAGTCATGAACCTTCTCTATTCTTCTCCTGAAGCCTTTGCCACGTCCCAGAAAGGTCCCGAAGGCGTCAACTGGGAATGGACAGACAAGGAGAATGGAATCTACGATCTGCTTACAGACAACCTGAACTACATCCGCGATTTCGACTTTGCCGTCGGCCTCCCCGCTGCGGCAACTGCCGGAACAGCCAATCCCATGTTCCAGAAAGAAAACGAAGTCTGGGGCCTCGCGGGCCAGGGGAACAATCCTCCCACGGGACTCGATTTCTCCCGGGGGAAAATGCCTTTCGACGCAGGCGTGAAATACGATCCTTCGGTTCTTTCCGATCAGATACCCGGATACAGCGATATCGAGAGAATGGTCGAGGAAGAGCAGATCATGTTCATCATCGGTGAGAGACCTCTCTCCGAATGGAACGATTTCATCGGCGAACTCTACGATGCGGGGCTTCAGGACTGGATTGACGTTCACACCGATATCTACAAAGAAGCCATGAAATAA
- a CDS encoding dihydrodipicolinate synthase family protein: MAKYNVNEIKGVIPALVTTFDMDENFDEKRMRALVDHLIGKGVDGLYLTGSTGEGFLMTPQERMKVVEVVVDQVNGRIPLIAHVGAIGTKISIDLAKQAASAGVDAISSVPPFYWKFGADDVFNYYKDITGSTDLPMIVYNIALAGLVGFEQVKRFSTIEGVAGVKYTATSHFEVMRMKEEIGNDFLVYSGCDEMAMSGLSFGADGLIGSFYNLMPELFIAINKAMAERDLKTAEEKQRIANIIIMHATQKNYVAIMKRALSWMGVDGGYCRRPFSNFGASEEAVLKDEFRLLRDKHDIKGVDFLDAL; the protein is encoded by the coding sequence ATGGCAAAGTACAATGTTAATGAAATCAAAGGGGTCATTCCCGCCCTTGTCACGACCTTCGACATGGATGAAAATTTTGATGAGAAGAGAATGAGAGCTCTGGTCGATCATCTGATCGGAAAAGGGGTCGACGGACTCTATCTGACGGGTAGCACCGGCGAGGGATTTCTCATGACACCCCAGGAGCGGATGAAGGTTGTCGAGGTCGTTGTCGACCAGGTAAACGGCCGGATCCCCCTGATCGCCCATGTCGGCGCCATCGGGACGAAAATATCTATCGATCTGGCAAAACAGGCTGCATCGGCCGGTGTCGACGCCATTTCCAGCGTCCCCCCTTTCTACTGGAAATTCGGGGCGGACGATGTATTCAATTACTACAAAGATATAACCGGATCAACCGACCTTCCCATGATCGTTTACAATATCGCCCTCGCCGGACTGGTGGGATTCGAACAGGTTAAACGGTTTTCCACTATTGAAGGCGTGGCCGGCGTGAAGTATACGGCCACATCCCATTTTGAAGTGATGCGGATGAAAGAGGAGATCGGAAATGATTTTCTCGTCTATTCGGGATGCGACGAAATGGCCATGTCGGGACTCTCTTTCGGAGCCGACGGTCTCATCGGTTCATTTTACAATCTTATGCCCGAGCTTTTTATCGCTATCAATAAAGCTATGGCGGAGCGGGACCTGAAAACAGCGGAGGAGAAACAGCGGATTGCCAATATCATAATCATGCATGCCACACAGAAAAATTATGTGGCTATTATGAAACGGGCCCTCTCCTGGATGGGTGTTGACGGGGGATATTGCCGCAGGCCATTCAGTAATTTCGGTGCATCGGAAGAAGCTGTTCTAAAAGATGAATTCCGCTTACTGAGAGACAAACACGACATTAAAGGAGTGGATTTTCTCGATGCTCTTTGA
- a CDS encoding carbohydrate ABC transporter permease, producing MSAIFPTRGEKIFRGFNGSLLILISLLFLVPFLTVFMTSFLSEQEYIQRGPFVLFPEKFDFGAYKMLLFQGDAVLTAYKNTIFRTVVGTILQVGATSLLAYGLSKSDLPGRKIVISALIICIVFPVQIIPLFLLNKSLGLIDSIWSLIWPRLINTQYVFIMMAFFRQIPASLEESAKLDGCSVFQTFVRIILPLSLPSLVTIGLFYAVWQWNDWFDAAMFLISQGKLPVQNLMRTILLSSTMSEVITTGQTPPPGEAIKGAVIVISTLPILAAYPFIQKYFVKGMMIGSVKG from the coding sequence ATGAGTGCAATTTTCCCCACAAGGGGTGAAAAAATATTCCGGGGTTTCAACGGCTCACTTTTGATCCTTATATCTCTTCTCTTTCTTGTTCCCTTTCTCACGGTATTTATGACCAGCTTTCTTTCGGAACAGGAATACATTCAGAGGGGTCCTTTTGTTCTGTTTCCGGAAAAATTTGATTTCGGAGCCTACAAAATGCTCCTCTTTCAGGGAGACGCTGTTCTAACAGCCTATAAGAATACCATATTCCGGACAGTTGTCGGAACGATCCTTCAAGTCGGCGCGACCAGTCTGCTGGCTTACGGCCTGAGCAAATCCGATCTGCCGGGAAGGAAAATAGTCATTTCCGCGCTGATCATCTGTATCGTTTTTCCCGTGCAGATCATCCCCCTGTTCCTGCTGAACAAAAGTCTGGGACTGATCGATTCCATCTGGTCCCTGATCTGGCCGCGGCTGATCAACACCCAGTACGTGTTTATCATGATGGCTTTTTTCCGGCAGATACCAGCCAGCCTCGAAGAATCGGCTAAACTGGACGGCTGCTCTGTGTTTCAGACCTTTGTAAGAATCATTCTGCCGCTGAGCCTCCCCTCGCTCGTCACGATCGGTCTCTTCTACGCGGTATGGCAGTGGAACGACTGGTTCGATGCAGCCATGTTCCTCATCAGCCAGGGAAAACTTCCCGTTCAGAACCTGATGAGAACCATACTACTCTCATCAACCATGAGCGAAGTTATCACGACCGGACAGACTCCCCCTCCCGGCGAAGCGATTAAAGGAGCCGTCATAGTCATTTCGACTCTTCCCATCCTTGCAGCCTATCCCTTTATTCAGAAATACTTCGTCAAAGGGATGATGATCGGCTCGGTAAAAGGGTAA
- a CDS encoding ABC transporter ATP-binding protein, translating into MRANKEKEVILSLRNIKTHFPIHKGVFKQLSGYVKAVDGVDLDIYRGETLGLVGESGCGKTTLGKSILKLVQATDGEINYHGPEGQTELRTLNAKDMVPFRKKLQIVFQDPHSSLNPAFTIFGSLEDPLKKFGVKSREERRKIIGDLLEAVNLRREYMDRYPHEFSGGQRQRIGIARALSIDPELIICDEAVSALDVSIQAQVLKLLKKLKDERNLTYVFITHDLSVVEYISDRIAVMYLGRIVELSDSDKLYERKLHPYTQALLSAIPVADPDRKSDRIILEGDVPSPVNPPSGCPFHPRCPQCQDICRREEPKLVNYGKDGEEHLAACHFVEKIR; encoded by the coding sequence TAAAGGCGTATTCAAACAGCTGAGCGGTTATGTCAAAGCGGTCGACGGCGTGGATCTGGATATTTACAGAGGCGAGACCCTCGGGCTGGTAGGGGAAAGCGGTTGCGGCAAGACGACCCTGGGAAAATCCATCCTGAAACTGGTTCAGGCAACGGACGGGGAGATCAATTACCATGGACCGGAAGGCCAGACCGAACTGAGAACGCTCAATGCAAAGGACATGGTACCTTTCAGGAAGAAGCTGCAGATCGTTTTTCAGGATCCTCATTCATCGCTCAATCCGGCCTTCACCATATTCGGTTCCCTTGAAGACCCGCTTAAAAAGTTCGGTGTGAAAAGCCGGGAGGAACGGAGAAAGATCATCGGGGATCTGCTTGAAGCGGTCAACCTGAGACGGGAATATATGGACCGCTATCCCCACGAGTTTTCCGGAGGGCAGCGACAGAGAATCGGTATCGCCCGGGCTCTGAGCATCGACCCGGAACTGATTATCTGCGATGAAGCAGTCAGCGCGCTCGATGTTTCCATACAGGCCCAGGTCCTCAAGCTTCTGAAGAAACTCAAGGATGAGAGGAACCTCACCTATGTGTTCATTACCCACGACCTGAGCGTTGTCGAATACATCAGTGACAGGATCGCCGTCATGTATCTGGGGCGGATCGTTGAGCTATCGGACAGCGATAAACTCTATGAGCGAAAACTCCATCCCTACACGCAGGCTCTGCTATCAGCTATTCCGGTGGCCGATCCGGACAGGAAGAGCGATCGCATCATTCTCGAAGGCGATGTTCCCAGTCCTGTCAATCCGCCTTCGGGATGTCCCTTTCATCCCCGCTGTCCCCAATGTCAGGACATCTGCCGGAGAGAGGAGCCGAAACTGGTCAATTACGGAAAAGACGGAGAGGAGCATCTGGCCGCCTGTCATTTCGTTGAGAAAATAAGATAA
- a CDS encoding YhcH/YjgK/YiaL family protein has protein sequence MLFDSLKKIRRYEVLHEALPAAFDFLEKSDLSSLKEGRYEIDGDRVFALVQEYDTLSSEQKMMESHRKYMDLQIPISGSEEMGFAYPEQVREIQAYDETVDIALFKPESYQTFRVDAGSFAIFHPGELHMPGCSVVSKGSEKVRKIVIKVKI, from the coding sequence ATGCTCTTTGATTCCCTGAAAAAAATCCGCCGTTACGAAGTCCTGCACGAGGCTCTTCCCGCAGCATTTGATTTTCTGGAGAAATCCGATCTCTCCTCTTTGAAAGAGGGGAGGTATGAGATTGACGGAGACAGGGTTTTCGCTCTTGTACAGGAATACGATACCCTTTCCTCCGAACAGAAAATGATGGAATCCCACCGGAAATACATGGATCTTCAAATTCCCATATCCGGTTCGGAGGAGATGGGTTTCGCCTATCCGGAGCAGGTGAGGGAAATTCAGGCTTATGACGAAACTGTTGATATAGCGTTGTTTAAGCCGGAAAGCTATCAAACCTTTCGTGTCGACGCGGGATCCTTCGCCATATTTCATCCCGGTGAACTGCATATGCCCGGTTGTTCCGTCGTCAGTAAAGGTTCTGAGAAAGTCAGAAAAATCGTAATTAAAGTAAAAATCTGA
- a CDS encoding glycoside hydrolase family 13 protein → MEKKWWHKEAVYQIYPRSFKDSNGDGIGDLQGIISKLDYLEKLGVRVIWLSPVYKSPMDDNGYDISDYRDIAPEFGTMADFDELISRAAGKGIRIVMDLVVNHTSDEHPWFVESRSSRDNPKRDWYIWKDPAADGGSPNNWGSYFTRSAWELDEATGQYYLHLFSKKQPDLNWANRQVREAVYDMMHFWLKKGIGGFRMDVINMIGKPVDFPPAAITDRGVAGFEHWANNSRAHEYLREMHSEVLSHYDVLTVGETPFVTPFDGQLYSHPDRKELSMIFQFEHMDVDRGDVSELKKPLDLVKFKQIMSNWQTGLEGRGWNSNYWSNHDQARAVSRFGNDREYRVESAKMLGTTLHMMSGTPYIYQGEEIGAINTYYDRIEEYNDLMDHHYYDLLINDHKMTPAEAIRRIQPFSRDNARVPMRWTGGKHNGFTSGEPWLKMDGPGSLIHGEAAVADKNSVFYHYKELIRLRRESEYSDTIVYGKSILLDSDDPLVYAFLREGNGQVLLVVSNFTGDALTRSYDYEVLKTVLSNYGKSGEAVVNLRSLWLEPYESYVFRVRLYS, encoded by the coding sequence ATGGAAAAAAAATGGTGGCATAAAGAAGCGGTCTATCAGATCTACCCCAGAAGTTTTAAAGATTCCAACGGAGACGGCATCGGCGACCTGCAGGGGATCATCAGCAAACTTGATTACCTGGAGAAATTGGGTGTCCGGGTCATCTGGCTGAGCCCGGTCTACAAATCCCCCATGGACGATAACGGCTACGATATCAGCGATTACCGCGATATCGCCCCTGAGTTCGGAACCATGGCGGATTTCGATGAGCTCATATCCCGGGCAGCCGGAAAAGGGATACGCATCGTTATGGATCTTGTTGTCAATCACACGAGTGACGAACACCCCTGGTTCGTCGAATCCCGCAGTTCCCGGGACAACCCCAAACGGGACTGGTATATCTGGAAAGATCCGGCTGCCGATGGCGGATCGCCCAACAACTGGGGATCCTATTTCACCAGAAGCGCCTGGGAGCTCGATGAAGCGACCGGTCAGTACTATCTCCACCTCTTCAGTAAAAAACAGCCCGACCTGAACTGGGCCAACAGACAGGTCAGGGAAGCCGTCTATGATATGATGCATTTCTGGCTGAAAAAAGGGATAGGCGGTTTCCGTATGGATGTTATCAATATGATCGGCAAACCGGTGGACTTTCCCCCGGCCGCCATAACAGACAGAGGGGTCGCCGGATTTGAGCACTGGGCCAACAATTCCAGAGCCCATGAATACCTGAGGGAAATGCACAGTGAAGTCCTGAGCCACTACGATGTTCTCACCGTCGGGGAGACGCCCTTCGTCACTCCCTTTGACGGTCAGCTCTATTCCCATCCCGACAGAAAGGAACTGAGCATGATCTTTCAGTTCGAACATATGGATGTGGACAGAGGGGATGTATCAGAGCTTAAGAAACCGCTGGATCTGGTCAAATTCAAACAGATCATGTCAAACTGGCAGACCGGACTGGAGGGGAGGGGATGGAACTCCAACTACTGGTCCAATCACGATCAGGCGCGGGCTGTCTCCCGTTTCGGAAATGACAGGGAGTACCGGGTGGAAAGTGCCAAGATGCTGGGGACTACTCTTCATATGATGAGCGGAACGCCTTATATCTATCAGGGTGAGGAGATCGGCGCAATCAACACTTATTACGATAGGATTGAAGAATACAACGATCTTATGGACCATCATTACTATGATCTTCTTATTAATGATCATAAAATGACTCCCGCTGAGGCTATCAGGAGAATCCAGCCCTTTTCCCGCGATAACGCCCGGGTTCCCATGCGCTGGACCGGCGGAAAGCATAACGGCTTTACCAGTGGAGAGCCGTGGCTGAAAATGGACGGTCCGGGTTCCCTAATACATGGGGAGGCAGCTGTCGCCGATAAAAACTCCGTTTTCTATCACTATAAAGAGCTGATCCGACTGAGACGGGAGAGCGAGTACAGCGATACGATTGTTTACGGAAAAAGCATTCTTCTCGATTCCGATGATCCTTTGGTCTATGCTTTTCTCAGGGAAGGGAACGGGCAGGTGTTGCTGGTTGTTTCCAATTTTACCGGTGATGCCCTCACTCGCAGCTACGATTATGAGGTTTTGAAAACAGTTTTATCCAATTATGGAAAGAGCGGTGAGGCTGTTGTGAATCTCCGCTCTTTATGGTTGGAGCCTTATGAATCCTATGTCTTCCGGGTGAGGCTATATAGCTAG